DNA from Comamonas serinivorans:
GGCGAAAGCGATTCGTTCATGAAAAGTTGTTCTTCCATTCGCGCAGGGCGGCAAACACCGCCACCGTGTCATTTGGGCTCGCCATGGTGTCCAGACTCGCATGGGCTTGCACGGCTTGCGCCACCGAGTCCTGGCGGGCGCGTAAAAAGGGGTTGATGGCCCGCTCCAGGGCCATGGAGCTGGGCAGGGTCGGACGCCCGGCGGCCCGCAGGGCCTCACAGTGCGCCAGGTACTCGATCGTGTCGGCGTTGCCAGGTTCCACGGCGCGCGCAAATTTCAGGTTGGACAGCGTGTACTCGTGGGCCGCGCACACCTGGGTGTCGCCCGGCAGCGCGGCCAGCTGATCCAGGGAGTCCAGCATTTGCGCGGGCGTGCCCTCGAACAGGCGGCCACAGCCGCCCGAAAACAGCGTGTCGCCGCAGAACAGCAGAGGCTTGCCGCCCACGTCGCGGCACACGTAGGCGATGTGCCCCGCCGTGTGGCCCGGCACATCCAGAACCTGCCAGTTCAGGCCCAGGGCGTCCACGGTGTCACCGGCCTGCACCGGGGTGAAGGGCTGCGGGATGCGTTCACGGGCCGGGCCCCAGACTTGCGCGCCGGTGCTGTCCCTCAGCGTGGCCACGCCGCCGGTGTGATCGCCGTGGTGGTGCGTGACTAGAATGGCCGTCAACGTGAGGTGGCGCTCAGCCAGAGCGGCCTGCACGGGGGCCGCATCCCCGGGGTCGACGACCAAGGCGTGCTGGCCATCGTCCAGCAGCCACAGGTAGTTGTCGTTGAAGGCGGGCAGGGGGGTCAGTTGAAGGTGGCGCATGGGGATCGTGATGAAGGCTGCGTCAACCCAAGCTCACCGCTCGCCTCTGCACCGGCACATGAGGCCATGTGCGATGACGGCCGGCGCGCCTTGAAACTGCTGGCAGGTAACCGTTGGGCAATCCGCTGTGATTATAAGAACCGCCGCTTCCCTCCATGATTGGTATCTGACGCCACCGGGCCAATACCTGCGGGCCTGGGAAGAGGCGCAGCTGGATCAGGCCGTGGCCGACGCCTTTGGTTACCACGCGCTGCAAATCGGGGCCGCGCGTGTGGATGGCCTGCGGGCCAACCGCATGCCGCACCGCTGGCTCGCCATCGATGCCGGCGCCGCCCCCTGTGCGGGCGAGGGGCAGCCCCCCGCGCCCCCCGATGAGCAGCTGCGCACGCCAGCGGTCGGGCCGACCACCTTGCCTGATGCAGTGGCGACCGCGGCGTGCACCGCCAGGCCATCAGCCGCAGCCGGCAACTCGGCCGAACGCGAGACATCCGCTGCGCAACTGGTGCTCGATGCCCGCGCGCTGCCGTTTTTTGAGGAAAGCCTGGACCTGGTGGTGCTGCCCCACACGCTGGAGTTCAGCCCCGATCCGCACGCCTGCCTGCGCGAGGTGGCACGTGTGCTGGTCAACGAGGGCCGTGTGGTGATCTGTGGCATCAATCCGCTGAGCCTGTGGGCGGCGCGCCAGTGGCGGGGCCATGCCTGGCGGCGGCTGGGCGGCGGCGACCTGTACCTGCCCGAGCAAGGCGAGTTCATCGCCCCCTGGCGTGTGGCGGACTGGTTGCGCCTGTTGGGCTTTGCCGTGGGGCCGGTGCAATACGGCTGTCACCGCGCGGCCACGCGCAGTGCCAGCTGGCTGGCCCGCCTGGCCTGGATGGACCGCTGGGGCGAGCGCCTGTGGCCGGTGCTGGGGGCGGCCTACTGCGTGACGGCCATCAAGCGCAGCGCGGGCCCGACCTTGATCGGCAAGCCCTGGAAGGCGCTGGCCGCCAAGGGCGAGGCGGCCGTGGTGGCGCAGCGCACGCCCAGCGCACCGCGCGTGGCGCCGGCGCCCGGGCCGGCGCCTGCCACGGCCCGCACCCCGCCTTGATGCCTGGTGCGGTCGGGCGCAGGTCCGTGCGTCGCCAACTGCGCCACAATCGGCCGCTTTGCATCGGCGGCGCGGGGAGCGTCCGTCGATGCAGTGGCCATCAATTTCTTGAAACATGATTGTGTGGCTTCCATTGAATAGCATGAGGTAACGGCTTTGACTGCAAAAATGGATTCGGTGGTGATCTACACCGATGGCGCCTGCAAGGGCAACCCGGGCCCTGGCGGCTGGGGGGTGGTGTTGCGATCGGGGCCTTTCACCAAAGAGTTGTTTGGCGGCGAGGCCAACACCACCAACAACCGCATGGAGATGCAGGCCGTGATCGAGGCGCTGGCGGCCCTCAAGCGGCCTTGCCAGGTCAACCTCTACCTGGACAGCCAATACGTGCGCCAGGGCATCACCGAATGGGTGCGGGGCTGGAAGGCCAAGGGTTGGCGCACATCCACAGGCCAGCCGGTCAAGAACGTGGACCTGTGGCAGCGGCTGGACCAGCTCGTGTCCACCGGGCCGCACCAGATCACCTGGCACTGGGTCAAGGGCCACGCGGGCGACGAAGGCAACGAGCGCGCCGATGCCTTGGCGAACAAGGGCGTGGCCCTGGTTCGGGGTTGATGGATTTGGGCAGTATCATGCCATCGCCGTTTCATTTGAAACGAGAAATGACCAATACTGCCCTTCATTGGCTTGATGACGCCATCGAGGACGCATGGCCCTGCGAGGTGTTCACCCGGCGCCTTCTGCCGCCAGGGCCTGCTCAGGCCAGGCCCTCATCTGTATAAATACACAGGCATTGGCTGCTTGCCACGCTAAAATTGCCCCATGGTCAGCAACACGCAATCGATATCTCAGCCCGCCGCCACGAGCTATGGCGAGGGCTCCATCCGCGTTCTGAAGGGGCTGGAGCCCGTCAAGCAGCGGCCGGGGATGTACACGCGCACCGACAACCCGTTGCACATCATCCAGGAGGTGATCGACAACGCGGCCGATGAGGCGCTGGCCGGGTTTGGCAAGAAGATCAAGGTCACGCTGCACGCCGACGGGTCGGTCAGTGTGGAGGACGACGGGCGCGGCATCCCCTTTGGCCTGCACCCCGAAGAGCAGGCCCCCGTGGTCGAGCTGGTGTTCACGCGGCTGCATGCGGGCGGCAAGTTCGACAAAGGCCAGGGCGGGGCCTACAGCTTTTCGGGTGGCTTGCATGGCGTGGGCGTGTCGGTGACGAATGCCTTGTCCACACGGCTCGAGGTCGTGTCGCACCGCGAAGGTAAGCGGGCCGCCATCGTCTTTGCCGGCGGCGATGTGACCGAGCCGCTGGTGGTGCGGGCGCTGGAGGCTGGCGAGCGCAAGCAAGGCACCACCGTACGCGCCTACCCCGATGGCAAATACTTCGAGAGCAGCCAATACCCCATGCACGAGCTGCGCCACCTGCTGCGCAGCAAGGCGGTGCTCATGCCCGGCGTGTCGGTCACGCTGACGGACGAGAAAAGCCGCGACACCCAAACCTGGCAGTACAAGGGCGGCCTGCGCGACTACCTGATGCAGGAGCTGGCCAGCGACCCCGTGATCCCGGTGTTCGAGGGCAGCGGCTTTGCCGGCAAGAAGGACGACAACTTCGCCGAAGGCGAGGGCGCGGCCTGGTGCGTCGCCTTCACCGAAGACGGCGCCAACGTGCGCGAGAGCTACGTCAACCTGATCCCCACCACCGCCGGGGGCACCCACGACAGCGGCTTGCGCGACGGGCTGTTCCAGGCCGTGAAGAGCTTCATCGAGCTGCACAGCCTGCTGCCCAAGGGCGTGAAGCTGATGCCCGAGGACGTGTTCGCGCGGGCGAGCTACGTGCTGTCGGCCAAGGTGCTCGATCCGCAGTTCCAGGGCCAGATCAAGGAACGCCTGAACTCGCGCGACGCCGTGCGTCTGGTGTCCAGCTATGTGAAGCCGGCGCTCGAGCTGTGGCTGAACGAGCACGTCGAATGGGGCAAGAAGCTGGCGGAGCTGGCCATCAAGGCGGCGCAGACGCGCCAGCGGGCCGGCCAGAAGGTGGAAAAACGCAAAGGCAGCGGCGTGGCCGTGCTGCCGGGCAAGCTGACCGACTGCGAAAGCCGGGACATCGCGCTCAATGAGGTGTTCCTGGTCGAGGGCGACTCGGCCGGCGGCAGCGCCAAGATGGGGCGCGACAAGGAAACCCAGGCCGTGTTGCCGCTGCGCGGCAAGGTGCTGAACACCTGGGAGGTCGACCGCGACCGCCTGTTCGCCAACAACGAGATCCACGACATCTCGGTGGCCATCGGTGTCGATCCCCATGGCCCGCAGGACGAACCCGACCTGAGCGGGTTGCGCTACGGCAAGATCTGCATCCTTTCCGACGCGGACGTCGACGGCTCGCACATCCAGGTGCTGCTGCTGACGCTGTTCTTCCGCCACTTCCCCAAGCTGATCGAGGCCGGCCACATCCACGTGGCGCGCCCACCGTTGTTCCGCCTGAATGCGCCCGCGCGTGGCAAAAAGCCCGCGAGCAAGCAGTACGCGCTCGATGAGCGGGAGCTGGCGGCCATGATCGACAAGCTGCGCAAGGACGGCGTGCGCGAGGGCGCCTGGAGCGTGAGCCGCTTTAAGGGCCTGGGCGAAATGAACGCAGAGCAATTGTGGGAAACCACGCTGAATCCCGACACGCGCCGGCTGATGCCGGTCCAATTGGGCGCCATGGACGCGTTGCAGACCACGTCGCTGATGACGCAGCTCATGGGCAAGGGCGAGGCTTCGGCCCGGCGCGAGCTGATGGAGCTGCATGGCGATTCGGTCGAGGTGGACGTGTGAGCGATGGCCGGGCGGCATCGCGCATGTGCACGGGCGTCCTGAACAGGGGGCTTGGCATGATGGCAAGGTTTCGACGTGGCGCGCCAGGGGCGCGCCGGCAGGGCATGGTGCCGGCAGGCGAAGGTCTGCGCCGGCAACAGGCGCGGGCCGCTCATGCCCTGGAGCCCTGGCAGGCCGCCAGTCGCTTGCACGCGGTGACGCCTCTGGCAAGGCTGCAGCCTTCGATGGTTTGCATGAGCACCGAAGCCGGGCACCCTGCCGCAGGCCACATGCCGCGCTTGAGCTCCTCACGCGCGATCCACCGGCCTGGCTGGCGGGCGCGGTTGCGGGTGCGCTTGACGCACCTGGCGCTGGCTTTGGGGCTGACCGCCTGCACCGGCGTGGCCCATGCCGACCTCTGGGGCTTCGTCGACAGCGACGGTGTGCCGCATTTCGCGTCGCAGCAGCTCGACGAGCGCTATGAGCTGTTTTCCAAGACCCCGGCGCGGGCCGGTGTGGATGCCGGGCCGGGGGTGACGGTGGCGCTGCCGCGCAGCGACCGCGTGGGCGATCTGGCGGGGCCGGCCAGCACCACCGAAGGCCTGCAGGCGCGACCTGCCCAGGCGCGGCCCGCACAGGCCTTGACCCTGCCGCGGCACCTGGCCATGCTCGACCAGTTGCCGGGCTACAAGGCCAACCGCAAGCACCTTCAGGAAGCGGCCCGCGTGCACGGGGTGGACTACGCCTTGCTCAAGGCCGTGTCGGCGGCCGAATCGGGCTTCAACCCCGAAGCCGTGTCCCCCATGGGCGCCATCGGCCTGATGCAGGTGATGCCGGCCACCGCCGAGCGCTATGGCGTGGTGGGCGATGCCAAACGCACGGTGCAGGAGAAACTGACCGATCCGCGCATCAATGCGCGCACCGGCGCGCGCTACCTGGCTTACCTGCTCAAGCTGTTTCCCGGGCGCATCGACCTAGCGGTGGCGGCCTACAACGCGGGCGAGGGTGCCGTGGCGCGTTACAAGCGGCAGATTCCCCCGTTCAAGGAAACGCAAAACTACGTCAAGACCGTGCTGCAGCTGTATGCCGCCTTCAACCCCGACGCCGCCGTGGCCTTGCTGGATGGCGCGGCGGCGGCGGCGCCGGCTCGCGAGGGCCAGTCTGCCGTGCAGCGCCGCGGCCGCCGCGTCCAGGTGCAGTTGGGCGGCGAACCTTGAGGCGTCCCCGCTTGAGGTGCCCCAAGTGCCGATCCGTTTGCTTGATTCAGACAGTATCCACCGGTTGCCGTTGATGGCGACTGATTCATCCTCTGTTACTCCTTCATGACTGATTTGTTCACGCCCGAGCCGTCCGATGTGCTGGACGACGATGCGGGCCTGGGTGCCTACGCCCAGCGCGCTTACCTCGAATACGCCTTGTCGGTGGTCAAGGGCCGGGCCCTGCCCGACGTGTGCGACGGCCAGAAGCCGGTGCAGCGCCGCATCCTCTACACCATGAGCCGCATGGGCCTGGGGTTCACGGGCGCCAATGCGGTCAATGGCGCCATGCCGGTGAAGAGCGCGCGCGTGGTGGGCGATGTGCTGGGCAAGTACCACCCGCATGGCGACACCGCCGCCTACGACGCCCTGGTGCGCATGGCGCAGGACTTTTCCCAGCGCTATCCGCTGGTCGACGGCCAGGGCAACTTCGGCAGCCGCGATGGCGACGGCGCCGCGGCCATGCGCTACACCGAGGCCCGCCTGTCGCGCATCACGCGGCTGTTGCTCGACGAGATCGATGAAGGCACGGTGGACTTCGTGCCCAACTACGACGGTCGCGAGGAGGAACCCGCACAGCTGCCCGCACGCCTGCCGTTTGCGCTGCTCAACGGCGCCAGTGGCATCGCCGTGGGCATGGCCTGCGAGATTCCCAGCCACAACCTGGGCGAGGTGGCCGCGGCCTGCGTGGCCCTGGTCAAGAACCCGCAGATCGGCGATGCCGAAGTGGCGCAGCTGCTGCCAGGCCCCGATTACCCGGGCGGCGGCCAGATCATCAGCCCGGCGACCGACATCGCCGAGGCCTATCGCACAGGGCGCGGTTCGCTCAAGGTGCGCGCGCGCTGGAGCATCGAGGACCTGGCTCGCGGCCAGTGGCGGCTGGTGGTGGATGAGTTGCCGCCGGGCGTCTCGAGCCAGAAGGTGCTGGAGGAAATCGAGGAGCTGACCAACCCCAAGGTCAAAAGCGGCAAAAAGGCGCTGACGCAGGACCAGACCCAGCTCAAGGCCACGGTGCTGGCGGTGCTGGACGAGGTGCGCGACGAGTCGAGCAAGGACGCGCCGGTGCGCCTGGTGTTCGAGCCCAAGAGCCGCACCGTGAGCCAGGACGAGCTGGCCAACACGCTGCTGGCGCACACCAGCCTGGAGACTTCGGCCCCCATCAACCTGACGCTGATCGGCATCGATGGCCGGCCCGTGCAGAAATCGCTGCGCCAGATGCTCGAGGAGTGGGTGCAGTTTCGCCAGACCACGATCACGCGGCGCTCGCAGCACAGGCTGGACAAGGTGCTGGACCGCATCCACATCCTCGAAGGGCGGCAGCTGGTGCTGCTCAACATCGACGAGGTGATCGCCATCATCCGCGCCAGCGATGAGCCCAAGGCGGCGCTGATCGAGCGCTTCTCGCTCAGCGATCGGCAGGCCGAAGACATCCTGGAAATCCGCTTGCGCCAGCTGGCGAAGCTCGAAGCCATCAAGATCGAACAGGAGCTGCAGGCGCTGCGTGAGCAGCAGGGCAAGCTCGAGGACATCCTGAACAGCCCGGCCAGCCTGCGCCGGCTGATGATCAAGGAGATCGAGGCTGACGCGAAGACCTTCGCCGATGCCCGTCGCACCCTGATTCAGGAAGACAAGAAGGCGGTGGTCGAGGTCAAGGTGGCCGACGAGCCCGTGACGGTCGTCATCTCGGCCAAGGGCTGGGTGCGCGCGCGCACCGGCCATGGGCACGATGCGGCCAGTTTCTCGTTCAAGGCCGGGGATGCCCTCTATGGCACGTTCGAGTGCCGCACCGTCGACCAGCTCATCAGCTTTGGCAGCAATGGCCGCGTGTACAGCACGCCGGTGGTACAGCTGCCCGGCGCGCGGGGCGACGGCCAGCCCATTGCCACCTTGATCGACCTGGAGGCGGGCACGCAGGTGGTGCACTACTTTGCCGGCCCCACCAGCGCCCAGCTGCTGCTGTCGAACAGCGGCGGCTTTGGCTTCATCGCCAGCGTGGACAACCTCTGTTCGCGTCAGCGCGGCGGCAAGACCTTCATGGCCGTGCCCGAGGGAGAAACCGTGTGTCGGCCGTCGCCTGTCGCCGTCGGTCAGCCGGTGGAGGGCGAGGCCGTCCCGGGCGTGTGGCCGGCGGCCACGCACGTGTGCTGCGCCTCCACGGGTGGGCGCATTTTGACCTTCGAGATTGCCGAGTTGAAGGTGATGGAAAAGGGGGGCAAGGGCCTGACCCTGATCACCCTGGAGGACAAGGACAAGCTGGCCGGTGCCGC
Protein-coding regions in this window:
- a CDS encoding lytic transglycosylase domain-containing protein yields the protein MSTEAGHPAAGHMPRLSSSRAIHRPGWRARLRVRLTHLALALGLTACTGVAHADLWGFVDSDGVPHFASQQLDERYELFSKTPARAGVDAGPGVTVALPRSDRVGDLAGPASTTEGLQARPAQARPAQALTLPRHLAMLDQLPGYKANRKHLQEAARVHGVDYALLKAVSAAESGFNPEAVSPMGAIGLMQVMPATAERYGVVGDAKRTVQEKLTDPRINARTGARYLAYLLKLFPGRIDLAVAAYNAGEGAVARYKRQIPPFKETQNYVKTVLQLYAAFNPDAAVALLDGAAAAAPAREGQSAVQRRGRRVQVQLGGEP
- the gloB gene encoding hydroxyacylglutathione hydrolase, which encodes MRHLQLTPLPAFNDNYLWLLDDGQHALVVDPGDAAPVQAALAERHLTLTAILVTHHHGDHTGGVATLRDSTGAQVWGPARERIPQPFTPVQAGDTVDALGLNWQVLDVPGHTAGHIAYVCRDVGGKPLLFCGDTLFSGGCGRLFEGTPAQMLDSLDQLAALPGDTQVCAAHEYTLSNLKFARAVEPGNADTIEYLAHCEALRAAGRPTLPSSMALERAINPFLRARQDSVAQAVQAHASLDTMASPNDTVAVFAALREWKNNFS
- the rnhA gene encoding ribonuclease HI, producing MDSVVIYTDGACKGNPGPGGWGVVLRSGPFTKELFGGEANTTNNRMEMQAVIEALAALKRPCQVNLYLDSQYVRQGITEWVRGWKAKGWRTSTGQPVKNVDLWQRLDQLVSTGPHQITWHWVKGHAGDEGNERADALANKGVALVRG
- a CDS encoding class I SAM-dependent methyltransferase, whose protein sequence is MIRTAASLHDWYLTPPGQYLRAWEEAQLDQAVADAFGYHALQIGAARVDGLRANRMPHRWLAIDAGAAPCAGEGQPPAPPDEQLRTPAVGPTTLPDAVATAACTARPSAAAGNSAERETSAAQLVLDARALPFFEESLDLVVLPHTLEFSPDPHACLREVARVLVNEGRVVICGINPLSLWAARQWRGHAWRRLGGGDLYLPEQGEFIAPWRVADWLRLLGFAVGPVQYGCHRAATRSASWLARLAWMDRWGERLWPVLGAAYCVTAIKRSAGPTLIGKPWKALAAKGEAAVVAQRTPSAPRVAPAPGPAPATARTPP
- the parC gene encoding DNA topoisomerase IV subunit A → MTDLFTPEPSDVLDDDAGLGAYAQRAYLEYALSVVKGRALPDVCDGQKPVQRRILYTMSRMGLGFTGANAVNGAMPVKSARVVGDVLGKYHPHGDTAAYDALVRMAQDFSQRYPLVDGQGNFGSRDGDGAAAMRYTEARLSRITRLLLDEIDEGTVDFVPNYDGREEEPAQLPARLPFALLNGASGIAVGMACEIPSHNLGEVAAACVALVKNPQIGDAEVAQLLPGPDYPGGGQIISPATDIAEAYRTGRGSLKVRARWSIEDLARGQWRLVVDELPPGVSSQKVLEEIEELTNPKVKSGKKALTQDQTQLKATVLAVLDEVRDESSKDAPVRLVFEPKSRTVSQDELANTLLAHTSLETSAPINLTLIGIDGRPVQKSLRQMLEEWVQFRQTTITRRSQHRLDKVLDRIHILEGRQLVLLNIDEVIAIIRASDEPKAALIERFSLSDRQAEDILEIRLRQLAKLEAIKIEQELQALREQQGKLEDILNSPASLRRLMIKEIEADAKTFADARRTLIQEDKKAVVEVKVADEPVTVVISAKGWVRARTGHGHDAASFSFKAGDALYGTFECRTVDQLISFGSNGRVYSTPVVQLPGARGDGQPIATLIDLEAGTQVVHYFAGPTSAQLLLSNSGGFGFIASVDNLCSRQRGGKTFMAVPEGETVCRPSPVAVGQPVEGEAVPGVWPAATHVCCASTGGRILTFEIAELKVMEKGGKGLTLITLEDKDKLAGAAAYVRSVRISGVGRGGKAREETLEIRSLNNARALRARKGKAADLGFKPDDIQRVQ
- a CDS encoding DNA topoisomerase IV subunit B → MVSNTQSISQPAATSYGEGSIRVLKGLEPVKQRPGMYTRTDNPLHIIQEVIDNAADEALAGFGKKIKVTLHADGSVSVEDDGRGIPFGLHPEEQAPVVELVFTRLHAGGKFDKGQGGAYSFSGGLHGVGVSVTNALSTRLEVVSHREGKRAAIVFAGGDVTEPLVVRALEAGERKQGTTVRAYPDGKYFESSQYPMHELRHLLRSKAVLMPGVSVTLTDEKSRDTQTWQYKGGLRDYLMQELASDPVIPVFEGSGFAGKKDDNFAEGEGAAWCVAFTEDGANVRESYVNLIPTTAGGTHDSGLRDGLFQAVKSFIELHSLLPKGVKLMPEDVFARASYVLSAKVLDPQFQGQIKERLNSRDAVRLVSSYVKPALELWLNEHVEWGKKLAELAIKAAQTRQRAGQKVEKRKGSGVAVLPGKLTDCESRDIALNEVFLVEGDSAGGSAKMGRDKETQAVLPLRGKVLNTWEVDRDRLFANNEIHDISVAIGVDPHGPQDEPDLSGLRYGKICILSDADVDGSHIQVLLLTLFFRHFPKLIEAGHIHVARPPLFRLNAPARGKKPASKQYALDERELAAMIDKLRKDGVREGAWSVSRFKGLGEMNAEQLWETTLNPDTRRLMPVQLGAMDALQTTSLMTQLMGKGEASARRELMELHGDSVEVDV